The following coding sequences lie in one Salmo salar chromosome ssa13, Ssal_v3.1, whole genome shotgun sequence genomic window:
- the LOC106567211 gene encoding oxysterol-binding protein-related protein 2 isoform X1 yields the protein MNSEEEFYDAETGLESDDDSCEVNFEDAQVYDSKHSSNASTPQENGVWERRKTLPAPMISRCDYSVWGILKKCIGMELSKITMPIVFNEPLSFLQRMSEYMEHTHLIHKACTLSDSIDRMQVVAAFAVSSVASQWDRTGKPFNPLLGETYELTREDEGYRLISEQVSHHPPISAFHAQSLKQEFEFHGSIYPKLKFWGKSVEAEPKGTMTLELLKHKEAFTWTNPLCCVHNIIMGKLWIEQYGTVEIVNHNTGDRCVLNFKPCGMFGKELHKVEGYIQDKSKKKRRVLYGKWTECMYSVAPKVYEANKKKKTEKGDAKKNKPEQSAGEQETEDMPGGQETVSVITGSALLWRITPRPAHSEEMYNFTSFTMTLNELEPGMERLLAPTDCRLRPDIRAMENGDLDTASVEKDRLEEKQRAARKECSKDEEEWSTRWFRLGTNPHTGAQDWLYTGGYFDRNYTDCPNIY from the exons ATGAACAGCGAGGAAGAGTTCTACGATGCTGAGACAG GTCTTGAATCAGATGATGACTCTTGTGAGGTCAATTTTGAAGATGCCCAAGTGTATGACAGCAAGCATTCATCCAATGCCAGCACACCTCAGGAAAATGGGGTGTGGGAGCGCAG GAAAACCCTGCCTGCTCCAATGATCTCCAGATGTGACTACAGTGTATGGGGCATACTAAAGAAATGCATTGGCATG gagCTGTCCAAGATAACGATGCCCATCGTGTTCAACGAGCCCCTGAGTTTCCTCCAGAGAATGTCAGAGTACATGGAACACACTCACCTCATCCACAAAGCCTGCACCCTGTCAGACTCCATAGACCGCATGCAG GTGGTAGCTGCTTTTGCAGTTTCTTCTGTGGCATCTCAATGGGACAGAACTGGAAAGCCATTTAATCCTTTGCTGGGAGAGACCTATGAACTCACACG TGAGGACGAGGGGTACAGGTTGATCTCAGAACAAGTGAGCCACCATCCACCTATCAGTGCCTTCCATGCCCAGTCTCTGAAGCAGGAGTTTGAGTTCCACGGCTCCATCTACCCCAAACTCAAGTTCTGGGGCAAGAGCGTGGAGGCGGAGCCTAAAGGCACCATGACACTGGAGCTGCTCAA acataaagaggCGTTTACATGGACAAACCCTCTCTGCTGTGTACATAACATCATCATGGGAAAACTCTGGATTGAGCAATACGGAACTGTGGAAATAGTGAACCACAA CACGGGGGACAGGTGTGTGTTGAACTTCAAGCCGTGCGGCATGTTTGGGAAAGAGCTGCACAAAGTGGAGGGCTACATTCAGGATAAGAG TAAGAAGAAGCGACGTGTGCTGTATGGGAAGTGGACagagtgtatgtatagtgtggcGCCTAAGGTGTATGAAgccaacaagaagaagaagacagaAAAGGGAGATGCTAAGAAAAATAAACCG GAGCAAAGTGCTGGAGAACAGGAGACTGAAGATATGCCTGGGGGTCAAGAGACCGTCTCTGTGATAACAGGAAGTGCCTTATTGTGGAGAATAACCCCACGACCTGCACATTCtgaagag ATGTATAACTTCACCAGCTTCACCATGACACTGAATGAGCTGGAGCCTGGCATGGAGAGGCTGTTGGCACCCACAGACTGCCGTCTACGACCTGACATCAGAGCAATGGAGAATGGAGACCTGG ACACAGCAAGTGTAGAGAAGGACAGGCTAGAGGAAAAACAGAGAGCTGCACGCAAGGAATGTTCCAAGGATGAAGAAGAGTGGTCAACCAG GTGGTTTCGGTTGGGAACAAACCCTCACACAGGAGCACAGGACTGGCTGTACACAGGGGGATATTTTGATAGAAATTACACAGACTGTCCCAACATTTACTGA
- the LOC106567211 gene encoding oxysterol-binding protein-related protein 2 isoform X2: protein MNSEEEFYDAETGLESDDDSCEVNFEDAQVYDSKHSSNASTPQENGVWERRKTLPAPMISRCDYSVWGILKKCIGMELSKITMPIVFNEPLSFLQRMSEYMEHTHLIHKACTLSDSIDRMQVVAAFAVSSVASQWDRTGKPFNPLLGETYELTREDEGYRLISEQVSHHPPISAFHAQSLKQEFEFHGSIYPKLKFWGKSVEAEPKGTMTLELLKHKEAFTWTNPLCCVHNIIMGKLWIEQYGTVEIVNHNTGDSKKKRRVLYGKWTECMYSVAPKVYEANKKKKTEKGDAKKNKPEQSAGEQETEDMPGGQETVSVITGSALLWRITPRPAHSEEMYNFTSFTMTLNELEPGMERLLAPTDCRLRPDIRAMENGDLDTASVEKDRLEEKQRAARKECSKDEEEWSTRWFRLGTNPHTGAQDWLYTGGYFDRNYTDCPNIY, encoded by the exons ATGAACAGCGAGGAAGAGTTCTACGATGCTGAGACAG GTCTTGAATCAGATGATGACTCTTGTGAGGTCAATTTTGAAGATGCCCAAGTGTATGACAGCAAGCATTCATCCAATGCCAGCACACCTCAGGAAAATGGGGTGTGGGAGCGCAG GAAAACCCTGCCTGCTCCAATGATCTCCAGATGTGACTACAGTGTATGGGGCATACTAAAGAAATGCATTGGCATG gagCTGTCCAAGATAACGATGCCCATCGTGTTCAACGAGCCCCTGAGTTTCCTCCAGAGAATGTCAGAGTACATGGAACACACTCACCTCATCCACAAAGCCTGCACCCTGTCAGACTCCATAGACCGCATGCAG GTGGTAGCTGCTTTTGCAGTTTCTTCTGTGGCATCTCAATGGGACAGAACTGGAAAGCCATTTAATCCTTTGCTGGGAGAGACCTATGAACTCACACG TGAGGACGAGGGGTACAGGTTGATCTCAGAACAAGTGAGCCACCATCCACCTATCAGTGCCTTCCATGCCCAGTCTCTGAAGCAGGAGTTTGAGTTCCACGGCTCCATCTACCCCAAACTCAAGTTCTGGGGCAAGAGCGTGGAGGCGGAGCCTAAAGGCACCATGACACTGGAGCTGCTCAA acataaagaggCGTTTACATGGACAAACCCTCTCTGCTGTGTACATAACATCATCATGGGAAAACTCTGGATTGAGCAATACGGAACTGTGGAAATAGTGAACCACAA CACGGGGGACAG TAAGAAGAAGCGACGTGTGCTGTATGGGAAGTGGACagagtgtatgtatagtgtggcGCCTAAGGTGTATGAAgccaacaagaagaagaagacagaAAAGGGAGATGCTAAGAAAAATAAACCG GAGCAAAGTGCTGGAGAACAGGAGACTGAAGATATGCCTGGGGGTCAAGAGACCGTCTCTGTGATAACAGGAAGTGCCTTATTGTGGAGAATAACCCCACGACCTGCACATTCtgaagag ATGTATAACTTCACCAGCTTCACCATGACACTGAATGAGCTGGAGCCTGGCATGGAGAGGCTGTTGGCACCCACAGACTGCCGTCTACGACCTGACATCAGAGCAATGGAGAATGGAGACCTGG ACACAGCAAGTGTAGAGAAGGACAGGCTAGAGGAAAAACAGAGAGCTGCACGCAAGGAATGTTCCAAGGATGAAGAAGAGTGGTCAACCAG GTGGTTTCGGTTGGGAACAAACCCTCACACAGGAGCACAGGACTGGCTGTACACAGGGGGATATTTTGATAGAAATTACACAGACTGTCCCAACATTTACTGA
- the LOC106567211 gene encoding oxysterol-binding protein-related protein 2 isoform X3 has protein sequence MISRCDYSVWGILKKCIGMELSKITMPIVFNEPLSFLQRMSEYMEHTHLIHKACTLSDSIDRMQVVAAFAVSSVASQWDRTGKPFNPLLGETYELTREDEGYRLISEQVSHHPPISAFHAQSLKQEFEFHGSIYPKLKFWGKSVEAEPKGTMTLELLKHKEAFTWTNPLCCVHNIIMGKLWIEQYGTVEIVNHNTGDRCVLNFKPCGMFGKELHKVEGYIQDKSKKKRRVLYGKWTECMYSVAPKVYEANKKKKTEKGDAKKNKPEQSAGEQETEDMPGGQETVSVITGSALLWRITPRPAHSEEMYNFTSFTMTLNELEPGMERLLAPTDCRLRPDIRAMENGDLDTASVEKDRLEEKQRAARKECSKDEEEWSTRWFRLGTNPHTGAQDWLYTGGYFDRNYTDCPNIY, from the exons ATGATCTCCAGATGTGACTACAGTGTATGGGGCATACTAAAGAAATGCATTGGCATG gagCTGTCCAAGATAACGATGCCCATCGTGTTCAACGAGCCCCTGAGTTTCCTCCAGAGAATGTCAGAGTACATGGAACACACTCACCTCATCCACAAAGCCTGCACCCTGTCAGACTCCATAGACCGCATGCAG GTGGTAGCTGCTTTTGCAGTTTCTTCTGTGGCATCTCAATGGGACAGAACTGGAAAGCCATTTAATCCTTTGCTGGGAGAGACCTATGAACTCACACG TGAGGACGAGGGGTACAGGTTGATCTCAGAACAAGTGAGCCACCATCCACCTATCAGTGCCTTCCATGCCCAGTCTCTGAAGCAGGAGTTTGAGTTCCACGGCTCCATCTACCCCAAACTCAAGTTCTGGGGCAAGAGCGTGGAGGCGGAGCCTAAAGGCACCATGACACTGGAGCTGCTCAA acataaagaggCGTTTACATGGACAAACCCTCTCTGCTGTGTACATAACATCATCATGGGAAAACTCTGGATTGAGCAATACGGAACTGTGGAAATAGTGAACCACAA CACGGGGGACAGGTGTGTGTTGAACTTCAAGCCGTGCGGCATGTTTGGGAAAGAGCTGCACAAAGTGGAGGGCTACATTCAGGATAAGAG TAAGAAGAAGCGACGTGTGCTGTATGGGAAGTGGACagagtgtatgtatagtgtggcGCCTAAGGTGTATGAAgccaacaagaagaagaagacagaAAAGGGAGATGCTAAGAAAAATAAACCG GAGCAAAGTGCTGGAGAACAGGAGACTGAAGATATGCCTGGGGGTCAAGAGACCGTCTCTGTGATAACAGGAAGTGCCTTATTGTGGAGAATAACCCCACGACCTGCACATTCtgaagag ATGTATAACTTCACCAGCTTCACCATGACACTGAATGAGCTGGAGCCTGGCATGGAGAGGCTGTTGGCACCCACAGACTGCCGTCTACGACCTGACATCAGAGCAATGGAGAATGGAGACCTGG ACACAGCAAGTGTAGAGAAGGACAGGCTAGAGGAAAAACAGAGAGCTGCACGCAAGGAATGTTCCAAGGATGAAGAAGAGTGGTCAACCAG GTGGTTTCGGTTGGGAACAAACCCTCACACAGGAGCACAGGACTGGCTGTACACAGGGGGATATTTTGATAGAAATTACACAGACTGTCCCAACATTTACTGA
- the LOC106567210 gene encoding proteasomal ubiquitin receptor ADRM1, translating to MSGALFPSLVSGSRGSSSKFLVEFRAGKMTMKGSTVTPDKRKGQVYVQQTDDSLIHFCWKDRTSGNVDDDLIIFPDDCEFKRVNQCTTGRVFVLKFKAGSKRLFFWMQEPKTEKDEEYCRKVNEYLNNPPMPGALGSGGNSGHELSALGGEGGLQSLLGNMSHNQLMQLIGPTGLGGLGGLGALAGPGLASLLSSGGPAAGNSSSSPSQSPAVTPTSTSAATRLGSSQVPTTPITPSATSVASPMASPTIPVAPSIAAGAASPTQPIQLSDLQSILATMNVPAAGQGVDLASVVTPEIMAPILANAEVQERLLPFLPSGESLPQSTDELHNTLTSPQFQQAMSLFSSALASGQLGPLMNQFGLPTEAVDAANKGDVEAFAKAMETDSKSDHEDDAKDKKDEDMSLD from the exons ATGTCGGGAGCTCTGTTTCCCAGTCTGGTGTCGGGGTCCCGCGGCTCCTCTAGCAAATTCCTGGTTGAGTTTCGGGCCGGGAAGATGACCATGAAGGGTAGCACGGTGACTCCAGACAAGCGCAAGGGACAAGTCTATGTTCAGCAAACCGACGACTCCCTCATTCATTTCTGTTGGAAGGATCGGACCTCTGGAAACGTGGATGAT GACCTGATCATCTTCCCAGATGATTGTGAGTTCAAGAGAGTGAACCAGTGCACTACTGGTCGGGTGTTTGTTCTGAAGTTCAAGGCTGGCTCCAAGAGGCTGTTCTTCTGGATGCAG GAGCCCAAAACTGAAAAGGATGAGGAGTACTGTCGTAAAGTGAATGAGTATCTGAATAACCCTCCCATGCCTGGAGCCCTTGGCAGTGGAGGCAACAGCGGGCATGAACTGTCTGCTCTTGGGG GTGAGGGTGGACTGCAGAGTCTGCTCGGTAACATGAGTCACAACCAGCTCATGCAGCTCATTGGACCGACTGGACTAGGTGGTCTTG gtggtcttggggctctggctggaccTGGCCTGGCCAGCCTGCTCAGTAGTGGAGGTCCTGCAGCCGGCAACTCCTCTTCAAG TCCATCTCAATCTCCTGCTGTCACTCCCACCTCTACCTCTGCTGCCACCCGGCTGGGCTCCTCCCAGGTGCCAACCACACCCATCACCCCGTCTGCCACCAGTGTAGCGTCACCCATGGCCTCACCCACCATCCCGGTTGCCCCCTCCATCGCAGCCGGGGCAGCCAGCCCCACCCAGCCCATCCAGCTGAGTGACCTGCAGAGTATCCTAGCAACCATGAACGTACCTGCGGCTGGGCAGGGAG TGGACCTGGCCAGTGTTGTGACCCCTGAGATCATGGCTCCTATCCTGGCCAATGCTGAGGTCCAGGAGAGGCTGCTGCCCTTTCTGCCGTCAGGAGAGTCCCTGCCTCAGAGCACCGACGAGCTCCACAACACACTCACCTCTCCACAGTTTCAGCAG GCCATGAGTCTGTTCAGCAGTGCCCTGGCGTCAGGGCAGTTGGGGCCTTTAATGAACCAGTTTGGTCTGCCAACAGAAGCTGTGGACGCAGCTAACAAAGGAG ACGTTGAGGCTTTTGCTAAAGCcatggagacagacagcaagTCTGACCATGAGGATGACGCCAAAGATAAAAAGGATGAAGATATGAGTTTGGATTAG